In one Salvelinus fontinalis isolate EN_2023a chromosome 16, ASM2944872v1, whole genome shotgun sequence genomic region, the following are encoded:
- the LOC129812544 gene encoding MAPK/MAK/MRK overlapping kinase-like isoform X2 — MDNYKIIKKIGEGTFSDVVKAQSLKDGKYYACKTIKQSLSSLEQANNLREVQAMKKLNPHPNIIQLHEIIFDKESGTLSLVCELMEMNIYEYIRGRQQPVPESKIRHYMYQLCKSLDHMHSNGIFHRDVKPENILIKHDVLKLGDFGSCRSLHSKPPYTEYISTRWYRAPECLLTDGYYSHKMDMWSVGCVFYEIISLSPLFPGTNELDQVTKIHDVLGTPDSSLLQKFKQSRAMCFDFPPRKGSGISRLIPNCSAPSLSLLYQMLAYDPEERIGSRAALQHAYFRELRLAERRADSLHRAIGTVEGGQSSGTPNSVDHVWRMARQGRRQHNIKHVAESRIRRNAQHYPVELPKLNVVVPAPQITYLGTTVPALTITHRGSPLPVITPKKCHLRLAKHNIKHVAESRIRRNAQHYPVELPKLNVVVPAPQITYPGTTVPALTITHRGSPLPVITPKKCHLRLAKPRDESYCSAFKTYYMPPLDRKRGGC, encoded by the exons ATTACAAGATAATCAAGAAAATTGGAGAAGGGACATTTTCAGACGTGGTGAAGGCTCAAAGCCTGAAAGATGGGAAATATTATGCTTGTAAAACGATAAAGCAGTCACTCAGCAG CCTGGAACAGGCCAACAACCTGCGAGAAGTCCAGGCCATGAAGAAACTGAACCCTCACCCCAACATCATTCAGCTGCATGAAATTATATT TGACAAAGAATCAGGGACCCTGTCCTTGGTATGTGAGCTGATGGAGATGAACATCTATGAGTACATACGAG GGAGGCAACAACCTGTGCCAGAAAGTAAAATCAGACACTACATGTATCAACTTTGCAAGTCACTCGATCACATGCATAG CAATGGGATCTTCCACCGTGATGTTAAGCCAGAGAACATTCTAATCAAA CATGATGTGCTCAAACTAGGAGACTTTGGCTCATGCAGGAGTTTGCACTCCAAGCCCCCCTACACAGAGTACATCTCCACCCGCTGGTACAGAGCCCCAGAGTGCCTCCTTACAGACGGCTATTACTCACACAAGATGGACATGTGGAGTGTAGGATGTGTTTTCTACGAGATCATCAG TCTCAGCCCTCTGTTTCCGGGTACCAACGAGTTGGATCAGGTGACCAAGATCCATGATGTTTTGGGTACACCTGACAGCAGTCTTCTTCAAAAATTCAAGCA GTCTAGGGCGATGTGTTTTGACTTCCCTCCACGGAAGGGCAGTGGGATCTCTCGGCTCATCCCAAACTGTTCTGCGCCCAGTCTGTCATTGCTCTACCAGATGCTGGCCTACGACCCAGAGGAGCGCATTGGCTCACGAGCGGCGCTACAACACGCCTATTTTAGAGAGCTACG GCTGGCAGAGAGGAGAGCTGATAGTCTGCACAGGGCCATTgggactgtagagggaggacagagCAGTGGGACCCCCAACTCTGTGGATCACGTGTGGCGCATGGCCAGACAGGGCAGGAGGCAG CACAACATAAAGCATGTTGCCGAGTCTCGGATCAGACGCAACGCCCAACATTATCCAGTGGAATTACCAAAGCTCAATGTGGTAGTGCCTGCACCCCAGATCACCTACCTTGGTACCACAGTACCAGCTCTTACCATCACTCACCGTGGGTCCCCCCTTCCAGTCATCACGCCAAAAAAGTGCCACTTGCGGTTGGCTAAG CACAACATAAAGCATGTTGCCGAGTCTCGGATCAGACGCAACGCCCAACATTATCCAGTGGAATTACCAAAGCTCAATGTGGTAGTGCCTGCACCCCAGATCACCTACCCTGGTACCACAGTGCCAGCTCTTACCATCACTCACCGTGGGTCCCCCCTTCCAGTCATCACGCCAAAAAAGTGCCACTTGCGGTTGGCTAAG